Sequence from the Longimicrobiaceae bacterium genome:
GCCCGAGGGCGAGCGGCGCGCCGTCCTCGGCGAGCACGTGCGGGCCACGGTGGTCGCGGTGCTGGGGCTGGACCCCGCGCGCCCGCTGGAGCGCGGGCGCCCGCTCAAGGAGATGGGGCTCGACTCGCTCACCGCGGTGGAGATCCGCAACGCGCTGAGCGCCGCGGCCGGGCACCCGCTCCCCGCCACCCTGCTCTTCGACCACCCCACGGTGGACGCGCTCGCCGCCTTCCTGGCGCGCGAGGTGTTCGGGGTGGAGCCGGCCGAGGGCGCGGCTCCGGCCGCCGCTCCGGAGGACGATACCCTGGCCGCCGCGCTCGCCGAGGTGGAGGCGAGCCGCGGAGACGAGCTGGCGCTGCTCCTCGCGGGGGAGCTGGACCTCATCGAAGGCGGCCGGCAGGGATGACGGCCGCCGGACCACACACGCACACGACCGGGTGCAGATGAACGAGCTGACGCTGCCGCGCAGCGGCGCCGCCCGCGAGGGCGAATACGACGTGGTGATCATCGGGGCCGGGATCTCCGGGACGCTCCTGGCCGCCATCCTGGCGCGCCACAAGGCCCGGGTGCTGATGGTGGACGCGGGGACGCACCCCAAGTTCGCCGTCGGCGAGTCCACGGTGGGGCACACCTCCACCGTGCTCCAGGTGATCTCCGAGCGCTACGACGTGCCCGAGATCGGGCACCTGGCCTCGTTCCACGGGATCCGGCGGCACATCACCACCGCCTGCGGCGTGAAGCGCGGGTTCGGCTTCGTGTACCACCGCGAGGGGGAGCAGCGCGCCGACGAGTGCAACCAGTTCGTGATCCCGCCGCTCCTGCACGGCCCGGAAAACCACCTGTTCCGGCAGGACGTGGACGCCTACATGATGCACGTGGCCGTCCGCTACGGCGCCGAGGTGCGCCAGCAGACCCGCATCGCCGACGTGGAGATCGGCGACGACGGCGTGCGGATCGAGATCGAGGGCGGCGAGCCGGTGCGCTGCCGCTACGTGGTGGACGCCAGCGGCCACGGCTCGCTCCTGGGGAGGAAGCACGGGCTGCGGGAGAACCCCACCCGCTGCAAGCACCACGCGCGCTCCCTCTTCACCCACATGGTGGGGGTGAAGCGCTACGACGACTGCGTGCAGCCGGCCGGCAAGCACGGCATGCCGGTGCCGTGGTACCAGACCACCCTGCACCACTTCTTCGAGGGCGGGTGGATCTGGGTGATCCCCTTCGACAACCACCGCTACGCCACGAACCCGCTGTGCAGCGTGGGGCTCACCGTGGACCCCCGGAAGTTCCCGAAGCCGGACGGGGACCCCGAGGCCGAGTTCCGGGAGTTCATCCAGCGCTTCCCCAGCGTGGCCGCGCAGTTCGAGGACGCGCGCACCATCCGCAAGTGGGTCTCCACCGACCGGCTGCAGTACTCGTCCACGCGCACCGTGGGCGACCGCTTCTGCCTGATGTCGCACTCCGCCGGGTTCATCGACCCGCTCTTCTCGCGCGGGCTGGCGAACACCATGGACGTCATCAACTCCTTCGCCGACCGGCTCCTGGAGGGGCTAGCGGTGGACGACCTCTCCGCCGAGCGCTTCGAGTTCATCGAGCGGCTGCAGCAGGGGCTGATCGACTTCAACGACCAGCTCGTGCACTGCTCGTACATCTCGTTCCGCGACTATCGGCTCTGGAACGCCTGGGTGCGCGTGTGGGCGCTGGGCGAGGCTGCGCTCGACCAGATGCGCCTGCTGAGCGCCTACGCCCGCTTCCGCGCCACCGGCGACCGCAGCGTCTTCCGCACCCTGGACGACGTGCGCTACCCCGGCCTCGCCTGCCCCACCCACGACGGATACAAGCGGATGTGGGAGGACTCCGTGGCCGACATGGAGGCGGTGGACGCGGGGACGCTGGACCCGGGCACGGCCGCGGACCGGATCTTCGCGCGGCTGGAGGAGGCCAACCTGTCCCCCCCGGCCATCGGGCTGGCGGACCCCGCGCGGCGCCACGTGGACGGCGACCTGCTGACCAGCATGAAGGCGCTGGTGTGGGGGAAGCTCCAGGCCCCGGAGGAGATCCGGAAGAACTACTTCGGCTTCCGGACCACGGACCTCATGGGGATGACCTCCAAGAACTTCGCCGAGTTCGTCCGCGCCTACTGAGGCGCGGACGGACCCGGAACCCGACCACGGACGCGAGATGAACGGAAGCACCGGCACGCACGACCACGAGGCGCTGCTGCGCAGGGCCGCCCGGGAGCTGCGCGAGATGCGGCTCCGGCTGGAGGCGCTGGAGCGGGAGCGGAGCGAGCCCGTGGCGGTCGTGGGGATGGGGTGCCGCTTCCCGGGGGGCGCCGACTCGCCGGAGGCCTTCTGGGAGCTGCTGCGCGAGGGGCGCGACGCCATCACCGAGGTCCCGCCCGAGCGGTGGGACGCCGCCGCCCTCTA
This genomic interval carries:
- a CDS encoding FAD-dependent oxidoreductase yields the protein MNELTLPRSGAAREGEYDVVIIGAGISGTLLAAILARHKARVLMVDAGTHPKFAVGESTVGHTSTVLQVISERYDVPEIGHLASFHGIRRHITTACGVKRGFGFVYHREGEQRADECNQFVIPPLLHGPENHLFRQDVDAYMMHVAVRYGAEVRQQTRIADVEIGDDGVRIEIEGGEPVRCRYVVDASGHGSLLGRKHGLRENPTRCKHHARSLFTHMVGVKRYDDCVQPAGKHGMPVPWYQTTLHHFFEGGWIWVIPFDNHRYATNPLCSVGLTVDPRKFPKPDGDPEAEFREFIQRFPSVAAQFEDARTIRKWVSTDRLQYSSTRTVGDRFCLMSHSAGFIDPLFSRGLANTMDVINSFADRLLEGLAVDDLSAERFEFIERLQQGLIDFNDQLVHCSYISFRDYRLWNAWVRVWALGEAALDQMRLLSAYARFRATGDRSVFRTLDDVRYPGLACPTHDGYKRMWEDSVADMEAVDAGTLDPGTAADRIFARLEEANLSPPAIGLADPARRHVDGDLLTSMKALVWGKLQAPEEIRKNYFGFRTTDLMGMTSKNFAEFVRAY
- a CDS encoding acyl carrier protein, coding for PEGERRAVLGEHVRATVVAVLGLDPARPLERGRPLKEMGLDSLTAVEIRNALSAAAGHPLPATLLFDHPTVDALAAFLAREVFGVEPAEGAAPAAAPEDDTLAAALAEVEASRGDELALLLAGELDLIEGGRQG